From Callithrix jacchus isolate 240 chromosome 15, calJac240_pri, whole genome shotgun sequence, one genomic window encodes:
- the PRR23E gene encoding proline-rich protein 23E isoform X2, with the protein MSTGASEKQAEQKVCRAFQASEEAPGTLAAMAPWVAVGSAYGSCTCLGAQPVTDLALWPVMGTSVIYSWMGCFPQAYPAFWAYPCVPYGGYLWMGYPPPVALVPSVWPYWRGISSFDPLVRSLYLDALAPNLFPIPMGFPPSYSLASPTLGGAISSHCPQVGCQTPASSAPMAAVGELSRGASYLKRCQASPSEWASRFSIWAPLPHCSSELRPLPPSPIEDSQSDPGCPRSSSHRSPCRARRRLFEC; encoded by the coding sequence ATGAGCACAGGTGCATCAGAGAAACAAGCAGAACAGAAGGTCTGCCGTGCCTTCCAGGCCTCCGAAGAAGCCCCTGGGACTCTGGCAGCCATGGCCCCCTGGGTGGCCGTGGGCTCTGCCTAtggctcctgcacctgcctgGGAGCCCAGCCTGTAACTGACCTGGCCCTCTGGCCTGTCATGGGGACTTCTGTCATCTACTCCTGGATGGGATGTTTTCCACAAGCTTACCCAGCCTTCTGGGCTTACCCGTGCGTGCCGTATGGCGGGTATCTCTGGATGGGATATCCCCCTCCAGTTGCCTTGGTGCCTTCAGTGTGGCCATATTGGAGGGGCATCTCCAGCTTTGACCCCCTTGTGAGAAGTCTGTACCTGGATGCCTTGGCCCCCAACCTATTTCCTATCCCCATGGGATTCCCGCCCAGCTACTCCTTGGCCTCTCCCACTCTGGGCGGGGCCATCTCCAGCCACTGTCCCCAGGTGGGATGCCAGACTCCAGCCAGCTCAGCCCCCATGGCTGCAGTTGGGGAGCTATCCAGAGGAGCTTCCTACTTGAAGAGATGCCAAGCCTCTCCCTCAGAATGGGCCTCCAGGTTCAGTATTTGGGCACCTTTGCCCCACTGCAGCTCAGAGCTCCGTCCTCTGCCCCCTTCCCCCATTGAAGATTCTCAGTCAGACCCCGGCTGCCCCCGCTCCTCCTCCCACAGGTCACCCTGCAGGGCCCGCCGCCGCCTCTTTGAGTGCTGA